One window of Oryza brachyantha chromosome 12, ObraRS2, whole genome shotgun sequence genomic DNA carries:
- the LOC107305445 gene encoding uncharacterized protein LOC107305445: MHIRAERPPWYLSVVGGALYEASSRSSSVFTDYVGYLSKEGSKYMIDMVRRGLGSYKFTMNGSEIEAEIHSLRDAIGWKLSFTYGETEPSGWINLSINVAINMPLCNHVCPHVSDVNHRITPTPRPSPRHRHAAPLSHLPLGLRSLARPPPSSPLPQLAATTASSPPHPSPCCRCACPPSPEAAQMARPLRGPRPGPPYVVCAT, from the exons ATGCATATTAGAGCTGAGAGGCCCCCATGGTATCTTTCAGTTGTTGGAGGAGCTCTATAT GAAGCATCAAGCAGGAGCTCAAGTGTTTTTACCGATTATGTTGGTTATCTCAGTAAAG AGGGGAGCAAATACATG ATTGATATGGTAAGACGTGGACTCGGTAGCTACAAATTTACCATGAATGGGTCAGAGATTGAAGCTGAGATACACTCGTTGAGAGATGCAA TTGGATGGAAACTTTCATTTACTTATGGAGAGACGGAGCCTTCTG GTTGGATTAACCTTTCAATTAATGTTGCAATTAACATGCCACTTTGCAACCATGTCTGTCCCCACGTATCTGACGTTAACCATCGCATCACACCGACGCCACGCCCCTCACCCCGCCATCGAcacgccgcgccgctgtcTCACCTCCCCCTTGGCCTCCGCTCCCTTGCACGGCCGCCACCAAGCTCGCCTCTCCCTCAGCTCGCCGCCACCACTGCTTCCTCGCCCCCGCACCCCTCACCCTGCTGCCGATGCGCTTGCCCTCCCTCGCCGGAAGCTGCTCAGATGGCCAGGCCCCTCCGCGGCCCTCGCCCGGGGCCGCCGT ATGTTGTTTGTGCTACTTGA